In Aspergillus luchuensis IFO 4308 DNA, chromosome 1, nearly complete sequence, the following are encoded in one genomic region:
- a CDS encoding uncharacterized protein (COG:S;~EggNog:ENOG410PRCF;~TransMembrane:7 (o12-32i44-63o100-121i133-153o184-203i215-235o247-274i)): protein MANNYIDEATFVAVLWVCQTITFFFVLIRLLLQYLVDRKWHTHDVLILTAWVLSLANCIVWSVCYKQMFYITTLTTGSIDYSNLPENIAAIQVRYLRGQLAGYLLSYTSLWSVKLSFIFFFRHLGNRFRAQRILWWVVLAFVIACYGGTLGVLDYACEMASFEDSIEACASAYSIWYERVSLKVSTSMDIVSDAAIIILSGHVMWRVKIDIRRKLALIGVSFLTAFIIIIALVRLELSVSGTGILSPAWLVFWNAIEICVAIMMACLASFWTFYTKLKRQSPGPRWRAGGLPPRDYASLERPILLNGQFSDRDKHNHSALSMQSHNSQNTGPGAPRGKTEEP, encoded by the exons ATGGCGAATAACTATATCGATGAGGCTACTTTTGTG GCCGTGCTTTGGGTCTGTCAGACCATTacgttcttcttcgtccttaTTCGGCTGCTCCTCCAATATCTTGTCGACCGGAAATGGCACACACACGATGTCCTGATCTTAACGGCTTGGGTGCTATCTCTTGCCAATTGCATCGTGTGGTCGGTATGCTATAAGCAGATGTTCTATATAACAACCCTTACCACAGGCTCAATCGATTACTCCAACTTGCCAGAAAACATTGCCGCCATCCAGGTGCGATACCTGCGTGGGCAGCTGGCCGGATACCTTCTCTCGTATACTAGTCTGTGGTCGGTCAAGCTGtccttcattttcttcttccgacaTCTGGGAAATCGTTTTCGTGCACAACGCATCCTCTGGTGGGTGGTTTTGGCATTTGTTATCGCCTGTTATGGGGGTACACTGGGTGTCCTGGACTATGCATGTGAGATGGCTTCCTTTGAGGATAGCATTG AGGCTTGTGCGAGTGCGTATTCGATCTGGTATGAACGGGTGAGCCTAAAGGTCTCGACGAGTATGGATATTGTATCTGATGCAGCTA TTATCATTCTCTCTGGTCACGTCATGTGGAGAGTTAAAATCGACATTCGGAGAAAGCTCGCCTTGATCGGTGTCAGTTTTCTAACGGCgtttatcatcatcatagcgCTGGTGCGACTTGAGCTGAGTGTCTCAGGAACGGGGATCCTAAGCCCTGCCTGGCTGGTTTTCTGGAACGCGATCGAGATCTGTGTTG CGATCATGATGGCTTGCTTGGCGTCATTTTGGACCTTTTACACCAAATTAAAAAGACAATCACCGGGTCCTCGGTGGCGCGCCGGGGGACTCCCTCCGCGCGATTATGCCTCTCTCGAAAGACCAATCCTGCTGAACGGGCAATTCAGCGATAGAGACAAGCATAATCATTCTGCACTCTCGATGCAGAGCCATAACTCGCAGAATACGGGACCGGGTGCCCCGAGGGGGAAGACCGAGGAGCCgtag